One window of Manihot esculenta cultivar AM560-2 chromosome 17, M.esculenta_v8, whole genome shotgun sequence genomic DNA carries:
- the LOC110605638 gene encoding MLP-like protein 43, which produces MTLWGKLEAQFGIDAHADQFHDVFSSRPYLISNMSPHKIHGVDLLEGEWGKEGAIICWKYFYDGSVLVAKEVIETIDNVNLLTVFKVIEGDVLKEYKSFKLTVQATPKGEGSVVRWTFEYEKIHENIRDPYSLLEFIVQVSKDVSAYLVKCSNK; this is translated from the exons atgaCACTATGGGGCAAATTAGAGGCACAATTTGGGATCGATGCTCATGCAGATCAATTTCATGATGTCTTCAGTTCCCGACCATACCTTATATCCAATATGTCCCCTCACAAAATTCATGGTGTTGATCTTCTTGAAGGTGAATGGGGTAAGGAAGGCGCTATTATCTGCTGGAAATATTTCTATG ATGGGTCTGTTCTAGTGGCTAAGGAAGTAATTGAAACCATAGATAATGTGAATTTGTTAACCGTCTTCAAAGTGATCGAAGGAGATGTGTTGAAAGAATATAAGAGTTTCAAGTTGACTGTTCAAGCAACGCCTAAAGGAGAGGGCAGTGTAGTGCGTTGGACCTTCGAATATGAAAAGATCCATGAGAATATACGAGATCCTTACTCCTTGCTAGAGTTTATTGTCCAAGTTAGTAAGGATGTTTCTGCTTATCTTGTGAAATGTTCGAATAAATGA